A window of the Flavobacterium sangjuense genome harbors these coding sequences:
- the dnaK gene encoding molecular chaperone DnaK produces MGKIIGIDLGTTNSCVSVMEGQEAVVIPNSEGKRTTPSIIAFVEGGEIKVGDPAKRQAVTNPTKTVGSIKRFVGHTFSEVTDEAKKVPYKVVKGDNNTPRVDIDGRLYTAQELSAMTLQKMKKTAEDYLGQTVTEAVITVPAYFNDAQRQATKEAGEIAGLKVMRIINEPTAAALAYGLDKKGKDQKIAVYDLGGGTFDISILELGDGVFEVLSTNGDTHLGGDDFDQTIIDWLADEFKAEEGIDLRLDPMSLQRIKEAAEKAKIELSSSAETEINLPYVTATASGPKHLVKKLTRAKFEQLSDSLVKRSMEPVAKALKDAGLSTSDIDEVILVGGSTRMPRIADEVEKFFGKKASKGVNPDEVVAIGAAIQGGVLSGDVKDVLLLDVTPLSLGIETMGNVMTKLIESNTTIPTKKSQVFSTAADNQPSVEIHVLQGERTMAADNKTIGRFHLDGIPPAPRGVPQIEVTFDIDANGIIKVSATDKGTGKSHDIRIEASSGLTAEEIERMKKDAEMNADADRIAKERAEKLNEADSMIFQTESQLKEIGEKLADDHKVAIELALTELRLAHQNQDLEAIQKGLDNVNAAWKTATEAMYAQGEAGQAQDAQPQADTQGDNTQDVEFEEVK; encoded by the coding sequence ATGGGAAAAATAATTGGAATTGACTTAGGGACAACGAACTCTTGCGTTTCTGTAATGGAAGGACAAGAAGCAGTAGTAATCCCTAATTCAGAAGGAAAAAGAACAACACCATCCATCATCGCATTCGTTGAAGGTGGTGAGATTAAGGTAGGTGACCCTGCCAAAAGACAAGCGGTAACGAATCCAACAAAGACGGTTGGTTCTATTAAGCGTTTTGTTGGACATACCTTTAGTGAAGTTACTGACGAAGCTAAAAAAGTGCCTTACAAAGTGGTAAAAGGCGACAACAATACACCACGTGTTGATATTGATGGTCGTTTGTACACAGCACAGGAATTGTCAGCTATGACACTTCAAAAAATGAAAAAAACGGCAGAAGACTATTTGGGTCAAACCGTTACCGAAGCAGTTATCACTGTTCCGGCATATTTTAATGATGCACAACGTCAGGCTACAAAAGAAGCAGGTGAAATTGCGGGTCTTAAAGTTATGAGAATCATCAATGAGCCAACTGCTGCGGCATTAGCTTACGGTTTGGACAAAAAAGGTAAAGACCAAAAAATTGCAGTATACGATTTAGGTGGTGGTACTTTTGATATCTCTATCCTTGAATTAGGTGACGGAGTTTTCGAAGTATTGTCTACTAATGGTGATACACACTTAGGTGGAGATGATTTTGACCAAACTATCATCGATTGGTTGGCAGACGAATTCAAAGCGGAAGAAGGAATTGATTTGCGTTTAGATCCAATGTCATTACAAAGAATTAAAGAAGCTGCTGAAAAAGCGAAAATCGAATTGTCATCTTCTGCAGAAACAGAAATCAATTTGCCATACGTAACAGCTACGGCTTCAGGACCAAAGCACCTAGTGAAAAAATTAACAAGAGCTAAATTTGAACAATTATCAGATTCTTTAGTAAAACGTTCAATGGAACCAGTTGCTAAAGCGTTGAAAGATGCTGGTTTATCTACTTCAGATATTGACGAAGTAATTTTAGTTGGTGGTTCTACAAGAATGCCAAGAATTGCTGACGAAGTAGAGAAGTTCTTTGGTAAAAAAGCATCAAAAGGAGTAAATCCTGATGAAGTTGTAGCGATTGGAGCTGCTATTCAAGGGGGTGTATTATCAGGAGATGTAAAAGATGTATTGTTACTTGACGTTACACCTTTATCATTAGGTATCGAAACTATGGGTAATGTGATGACTAAATTAATCGAGTCAAACACTACTATTCCAACCAAAAAATCACAAGTATTCTCTACAGCTGCAGATAACCAACCAAGTGTTGAAATCCACGTGTTGCAAGGAGAAAGAACTATGGCTGCAGATAACAAAACAATCGGTCGTTTCCACTTAGATGGAATTCCACCAGCACCAAGAGGAGTTCCTCAAATTGAAGTAACTTTTGATATTGATGCTAATGGTATCATCAAAGTTTCGGCTACTGATAAAGGAACAGGAAAATCTCATGACATCCGTATCGAAGCTTCATCTGGTTTGACCGCTGAAGAAATCGAAAGAATGAAAAAAGATGCTGAGATGAATGCTGATGCAGACAGAATTGCAAAAGAAAGAGCTGAAAAATTAAACGAAGCTGACAGTATGATTTTCCAAACAGAAAGTCAATTGAAAGAAATCGGAGAAAAATTAGCTGACGATCATAAAGTAGCTATCGAATTAGCTTTAACAGAATTGAGATTGGCACACCAAAACCAAGATTTGGAAGCTATCCAAAAAGGTCTTGACAATGTAAATGCAGCTTGGAAAACAGCTACAGAAGCAATGTATGCTCAAGGTGAAGCTGGTCAGGCGCAAGACGCTCAACCACAAGCTGACACTCAAGGCGATAATACACAAGATGTAGAATTCGAAGAAGTAAAGTAA
- the rho gene encoding transcription termination factor Rho encodes MFNISALKEMKLAELQEIAKLAKTIKVAGAKKDTLIAQILEHQNSAVAQEEPKVAVEKPADNKTKRARISPESKKATDAIQSDLFTEEAASEKPAFENKNSKFKKPLFKKNNTEQIASEEQSTENDLEVIDTSLSEQAQQKPTVVVDSEQTEQTEANPNQNNDGNQAQKPKHHNPHERKRTDEVNQNGNNGNNNPNFKGKKHNNFRDSDFEFDGIIESEGVLEMMPDGYGFLRSSDYNYLASPDDIYLSTSQIRLFGLKTGDTVKGVVRPPKEGEKFFPLVKVLKINGHDPQVVRDRVSFEHLTPIFPQEKFNIAEKQASVSTRVIDLFSPIGKGQRGMIVAQPKTGKTMLLKDIANAIAANHPEVYLIVLLIDERPEEVTDMQRSVRGEVIASTFDREPSEHVKIANIVLEKSKRLVECGHDVVILLDSITRLARAYNTVQPASGKVLSGGVDANALQKPKRFFGAARNVENGGSLSIIATALTETGSKMDEVIFEEFKGTGNMELQLDRKIANRRIFPAIDLTSSSTRRDDLLLDPNTLKRMWILRKFLADMNPVESMDTINDKIKKTRNNEEFLISMND; translated from the coding sequence ATGTTTAACATTTCTGCCCTAAAAGAAATGAAGCTTGCTGAGCTTCAGGAAATTGCCAAATTAGCTAAAACAATTAAAGTAGCCGGTGCCAAAAAAGATACGCTTATTGCGCAAATTTTGGAACACCAAAACAGTGCTGTTGCCCAAGAAGAACCAAAAGTCGCAGTAGAGAAACCTGCTGATAATAAAACCAAACGAGCTCGTATTTCACCCGAATCAAAGAAAGCAACTGATGCCATTCAAAGTGATTTGTTTACCGAAGAAGCTGCTTCTGAAAAACCAGCTTTTGAAAACAAAAACTCAAAGTTTAAGAAACCGCTTTTTAAAAAGAATAATACAGAACAAATAGCTTCAGAAGAGCAATCAACGGAAAACGATTTAGAAGTTATAGACACGAGCCTTAGCGAACAGGCGCAGCAAAAACCAACTGTTGTAGTCGATAGTGAACAAACAGAGCAAACGGAAGCCAATCCAAATCAAAACAATGATGGTAATCAGGCTCAAAAGCCAAAGCATCATAACCCACACGAGCGTAAGCGAACTGACGAAGTAAACCAAAACGGGAATAACGGTAACAACAATCCAAATTTTAAAGGTAAAAAACACAATAATTTCAGAGATTCTGATTTTGAATTCGATGGAATTATAGAAAGTGAAGGCGTACTCGAAATGATGCCTGATGGCTATGGTTTCCTGCGTTCTTCGGATTATAACTATTTGGCTTCGCCGGATGATATTTATCTTTCGACTTCACAAATCAGATTGTTTGGTTTAAAAACCGGAGATACTGTTAAAGGTGTGGTGCGACCTCCAAAAGAAGGCGAGAAGTTCTTCCCATTAGTAAAAGTTTTAAAAATAAACGGACATGATCCGCAAGTAGTTCGTGATAGAGTTTCATTCGAACATTTGACACCAATATTCCCACAGGAAAAATTCAACATAGCTGAAAAACAAGCAAGCGTTTCGACAAGAGTAATTGATTTGTTTTCGCCTATAGGAAAAGGACAACGTGGAATGATAGTGGCACAGCCAAAAACCGGTAAAACAATGTTGTTGAAAGACATTGCAAATGCCATTGCTGCTAATCATCCTGAAGTTTATTTGATAGTATTACTTATAGATGAGCGTCCTGAAGAGGTTACTGATATGCAGCGAAGCGTTCGTGGTGAAGTTATTGCGTCTACTTTCGATAGAGAACCTTCAGAGCACGTTAAAATTGCCAATATCGTTCTTGAAAAATCAAAACGTTTGGTTGAATGTGGTCACGATGTAGTGATACTGTTAGATTCTATTACGCGTTTGGCAAGAGCATATAATACGGTACAACCGGCATCAGGAAAAGTACTTTCGGGTGGAGTTGATGCCAATGCACTGCAAAAACCAAAACGTTTCTTTGGTGCGGCACGTAATGTTGAAAATGGTGGTTCGTTGAGTATCATCGCAACAGCATTAACCGAAACAGGTTCTAAAATGGACGAGGTTATCTTTGAAGAATTTAAAGGAACCGGTAATATGGAATTGCAATTGGACAGAAAAATTGCCAACCGCAGAATTTTCCCTGCTATCGATTTGACATCTTCAAGTACGCGTCGCGACGATTTATTACTAGATCCAAACACATTGAAACGTATGTGGATATTGCGTAAGTTCCTTGCCGATATGAATCCGGTGGAATCGATGGATACAATTAATGATAAGATTAAGAAAACCCGAAACAATGAGGAATTCCTCATCTCGATGAATGACTAA
- a CDS encoding DUF4293 family protein, which yields MFRIQTYYLIACLIVTGVLPFVFPLWTVASGKPFYFMMDMGYVTLFGLSTTLSLLSILSHKKRQQQFVMGRLNIILNLILLGLFVYRTLTASGETAISEKGVGMFLPIFSIVILVLANKAIKKDEDLVKSVDRLR from the coding sequence ATGTTTAGAATACAAACATATTATTTGATTGCCTGCTTGATTGTAACCGGAGTTTTACCGTTTGTGTTTCCATTGTGGACAGTTGCATCCGGAAAACCTTTCTATTTCATGATGGATATGGGTTATGTTACCTTATTTGGATTAAGCACAACACTATCTTTATTAAGCATTTTATCACATAAAAAAAGACAACAACAATTTGTCATGGGCAGATTGAATATAATATTGAATTTAATTTTATTAGGATTATTTGTGTATCGAACACTAACTGCATCTGGAGAAACAGCTATTTCTGAGAAGGGTGTTGGGATGTTCCTACCTATTTTTTCTATCGTAATTTTGGTTTTGGCCAACAAAGCCATAAAAAAGGACGAAGATCTTGTAAAATCTGTGGATCGACTGCGATAA
- a CDS encoding metallophosphoesterase family protein, which yields MKKILLLSDTHSHIDDAILKYVRQADEVWHAGDIGDLTVTDTLKSLKPLRAVYGNIDDDKARMEFPLHNRFLCEDVDVWITHIGGYPGKYNQSIRTEIQNNPPKLFICGHSHILKVQFDKSLNLLHMNPGACGIYGFHQVRTMLRFEIDGDKIQNLEIIELGKK from the coding sequence ATGAAAAAAATCCTTTTACTTTCAGACACTCATAGTCATATTGATGATGCTATTTTAAAGTATGTTCGTCAGGCGGATGAAGTTTGGCATGCCGGTGATATTGGTGATTTGACTGTAACGGATACACTAAAATCATTGAAACCATTGCGTGCAGTTTACGGTAATATTGATGATGACAAGGCGCGAATGGAATTCCCGTTGCACAATCGTTTTCTTTGTGAAGATGTCGATGTTTGGATTACGCACATTGGCGGTTATCCAGGGAAATACAATCAAAGCATTCGGACAGAAATTCAAAATAATCCGCCCAAGCTTTTTATTTGTGGTCATTCACATATATTAAAAGTACAGTTTGATAAAAGTCTAAATCTTTTGCATATGAATCCCGGAGCTTGTGGCATTTATGGTTTTCATCAGGTGCGAACGATGTTGCGGTTTGAAATAGATGGCGATAAGATTCAGAACTTAGAGATAATAGAATTAGGTAAAAAATAA
- a CDS encoding TMEM175 family protein, translating into MKQQEQEEITRDEIKKEFQLERMILFSDAVFAIVITLMAIEIKISEDIELNTETLAKSLVHLLPTLLAYIVSFVFIGSIWYQHLKMFSLLKDYDKGLVIRNMLLLFFIGLFPFSATLITRAKGQMIPFFMYLFMILFCIIAQYILYNYIVNNSSIRINTDMSEHKTELRKRKIAVVGFSTAAVLIMVTYLLIPQPELKNLSMLWMMAFPIVFKIMTRKKKPATE; encoded by the coding sequence ATGAAACAACAAGAACAAGAAGAAATTACTCGTGATGAAATAAAAAAAGAATTCCAATTAGAACGAATGATATTATTCAGCGATGCCGTTTTTGCAATTGTCATTACGCTGATGGCAATAGAAATTAAAATCTCGGAAGACATTGAATTAAACACTGAAACTCTCGCAAAATCACTGGTTCATCTTTTACCAACCTTACTTGCTTATATTGTTAGTTTTGTTTTCATTGGTTCAATTTGGTATCAGCATTTAAAAATGTTCAGTCTGCTCAAAGATTACGATAAAGGATTGGTTATTCGTAATATGCTGTTGCTGTTTTTTATTGGTTTGTTTCCGTTTAGCGCCACATTAATAACAAGAGCCAAAGGGCAAATGATTCCGTTTTTCATGTATTTGTTTATGATTTTATTCTGCATTATTGCTCAGTATATTTTGTATAATTATATTGTCAACAATTCTTCTATCCGAATAAATACAGATATGAGCGAACACAAAACAGAATTGCGTAAAAGAAAAATTGCTGTCGTTGGTTTTTCAACAGCAGCTGTTTTAATTATGGTTACTTATCTTCTTATTCCACAACCGGAATTAAAAAATCTATCAATGCTTTGGATGATGGCATTTCCTATTGTATTCAAAATAATGACACGGAAAAAGAAACCTGCAACCGAATAA
- the truA gene encoding tRNA pseudouridine(38-40) synthase TruA produces the protein MRYFIELAYKGTNYHGWQYQPDADSVQETLNKALSLLLKTDIDIVGAGRTDTGVHAKQMFAHFDFESEIDTAQLVHKLNSFLPKDIAVFNILKVPDEAHARFDATKRTYEYHIHTIKDVFENDGSYQFQLSLDVDKMNEACQILFKHNDFECFSKVNTDVHTFNCVIFEANWNQNGNKLVFTISADRFLRNMVRAIVGTMINIGTGKISLADFEKIIDSKDRSQAGFSVPAHGLYLTKIEYEYFK, from the coding sequence TTGAGATATTTTATCGAACTAGCTTATAAAGGAACTAATTACCATGGTTGGCAGTATCAACCTGATGCTGATTCTGTACAGGAAACACTCAACAAAGCCTTATCGCTATTGCTGAAAACCGATATTGATATTGTTGGAGCCGGAAGAACTGATACCGGAGTTCATGCCAAACAAATGTTTGCTCATTTTGATTTCGAAAGCGAAATTGACACAGCACAATTGGTTCACAAACTCAATTCTTTTTTACCAAAAGACATTGCTGTTTTTAATATTCTAAAAGTTCCCGACGAAGCGCATGCACGATTTGACGCGACGAAACGTACTTATGAATATCACATCCACACGATAAAAGATGTTTTTGAAAATGATGGAAGTTATCAGTTTCAATTGTCATTGGATGTTGATAAAATGAATGAAGCATGTCAAATTCTTTTCAAACACAACGATTTCGAATGTTTTTCAAAAGTGAATACGGATGTCCATACATTCAACTGTGTGATTTTTGAAGCTAACTGGAACCAAAACGGAAACAAACTGGTTTTTACCATTTCGGCTGATCGGTTTTTGCGAAATATGGTTCGCGCCATTGTGGGAACTATGATAAACATCGGAACAGGAAAAATAAGTTTAGCCGATTTTGAAAAGATAATTGATAGCAAAGACCGCAGTCAAGCCGGATTTTCTGTACCGGCACACGGATTATATTTAACCAAAATTGAATACGAATATTTCAAATAA